In Ciona intestinalis chromosome 7, KH, whole genome shotgun sequence, the genomic window TCCGTTTACGTCACTTAGTTTCGAAGCTTCATTAGGAAGttctaaataaacaatataaccaAAGTATCTGACGATTTATTGCAGTTAAATTCCTGGTTTTTATTGTAGACAGTTATTAGGGTAGATGTGTTCtcatcattttctttttttaacaaagaatatttacgattttatataaccgtatGCTTATGACTCTAAAAAGAGCGTTTGTAAGtgataaaaacacgattaggaaataggggatattatatgtgctagAAGTTGCAGTTATACATTACACATTCGTAAGACAAGTGCGTTTCAACATACAAAAATACTAGAAATCacaagcaaaaaaattaacactgtaataacatgattttaaaacagtaactaCACTAAGTGTGGTGCAATTATTTGGGTACATATTCAACAGCTCTGACTTTTTACGTAGATAGTGTTATTACTTTAGATATGTAGTGGTAGTATGCGCACCGGGAGGTACATTGAGTAAGTTTATTGGCGGGAAAGCTTTGAGGTTGATTTCGACATCAGATACGTCGAACCTTTTCGACCGACGGTGCCTAATGTATCTGTGCAGAAGGTAAGCggaaagaattaaaacaagaacGCCGCCACAAATGGCCCCAATTGCCACCGGAGGTAATGTGAATGCATTGCTGGTCGGATTTAAAGATGTTGTTGTTAGCGAAGGCGGGTCGGTTGTATTTAATGAAGTTATTGAATGGTTAGATGGAAGAGTAGGCGTGCCGGTTTGGTTGACGTCAATAGTAACAATGGCGGATGAATTTTGTGCTGCCTGACTAGAAGTTGTGCTGGTCGCTTGTAAAACACTTGTTATTGGTTTTGAggttactgttgttttttgtaaagCTTTTGTTGATTCCATTGTAGATAATGTTGATAGTCGTTCGCTAGAACTGGCTTTTGTTGTTGTGAATACAGTTGTTGGAGTTTCTGTTGTTGTAAATTTAGTTGTCggaatttttgttgttgtaagtTCAGTTGTCGGAATTTCTGTTGTTGTAAATTTAGTTGTCGGAATTTCTGTTGTTGTAGGTTCAGTTGTCGGAATTTCTGTTGTTGTCAATTTAGTTGTTAAAGTTTCTGTGGTTACTTCTGTTATCATGGAATCGGTTCTTGCTGTTTCGGATGATACTTCTGTGAAAGCCGATTTTGTTGGCAAAGTTCCTGTTATTGGTAGTGGTACAATAGAACTGGCTGATGATGTTGGTAATCCCGGGGAAGTGGAATTAGTTGTAGTTGTATTCATTATGTTAGTGACTGTTGCAACAAAAGGCACTGCTGCGTATGTAGTTGCTTCATCTGTTGTGACTGTAGGTGTAGAACCGGTTGTTGTTATTTCTGTTGTTACTTCTGAAACAGTGGAATCGGTTGTTGTTATTTCTGTTGTTTCTTCTGCCACAGTAAAAGCCGTTgtagttatttttgttttttcttctgAAACAGTGGAATCGGTTGTAGTTATTTCTGTTGTTAATTCTGAAACAGTGGAATCGGTTGTAGTTATTTCTGTCGTTTCATCTGCTATAGTGGAATCGGTTGTAGTTATTTCTGTTGTTACTTCTGAAACAGTGAAATCGGTTGTAGTTATTTCTGTTGTTTCTTCTGCTACAGTGTAATCAGTTGTAGTTATTTCTGTTGTTACTTCTGAAAGAGTGGAATCGGTTGTacttatttttgtgtttacagTAAAAGCCGTTgtagttatttttgttttttcttctgAAACAGTGGAATCGGTTGTAGTTATTTCTGTTGTTAATTCTGAAACAGCGGAATCGGTTGTAGTTATTTCTGTCGTTTCATCTGCTATAGTGGAATCGGTTGTAGTTATTTCtgttgttacttctgctacagTGGAATCGGTTGTAGTTATTTCTGTTGTTACTTCTGAAAGAGTGGAATCGGTTGTACTTATTTCTGTTGTTACTTCTGAAANNNNNNNNNNNNNNNNNNNNNNNNNNNNNNNNNNNNNNNNNNNNNNNNNNNNNNNNNNNNNNNNNNNNNNNNNNNNNNNNNNNNNNNNNNNNNNNNNNNNNNNNNNNNNNNNNNNNNNNNNNNNNNNNNNNNNNNNNNNNNNNNNNNNNNNNNNNNNNNNNNNNNNNNNNNNNNNNNNNNNNNNNNNNNNNNNNNNNNNNNNNNNNNNNNNNNNNNNNNNNNNNNNNNNNNNNNNNNNNNNNNNNNNNNNNNNNNNNNNNNNNNNNNNNNNNNNNNNNNNNNNNNNNNNNNNNNNNNNNNNNNNNNNNNNNNNNNNNNNNNNNNNNNNNNNNNNNNNNNNNNNNNNNNNNNNNNNNNNNNNNNNNNNNNNNNNNNNNNNNNNNNNNNNNNNNNNNNNNNNNNNNNNNNNNNNNNNNNNNNNNNNNNNNNNNNNNNNNNNNNNNNNNNNNNNNNNNNNNNNNNNNNNNNNNNNNNNNNNNNNNNNNNNNNNNNNNNNNNNNNNNNNNNNNNNNNNNNNNNNNNNNNNNNNNNNNNNNNNNNNNNNNNNNNNNNNNNNNNNNNNNNNNNNNNNNNNNNNNNNNNNNNNNNNNNNNNNNNNNNNNNNNNNNNNNNNNNNNNNNNNNNNNNNNNNNNNNNNNNNNNNNNNNNNNNNNNNNNNNNNNNNNNNNNNNNNNNNNNNNNNNNNNNNNNNNNNNNNNNNNNNNNNNNNNNNNNNNNNNNNNNNNNNNNNNNNNNNNNNNNNNNNNNNNNNNNNNNNNNNNNNNNNNNNNNNNNNNNNNNNNNNNNNNNNNNNNNNNNNNNNNNNNNNNNNNNNNNNNNNNNNNNNNNNNNNNNNNNNNNNNNNNNNNNNNNNNNNNNNNNNNNNNNNNNNNNNNNNNNNNNNNNNNNNNNNNNNNNNNNNNNNNNNNNNNNNNNNNNNNNNNNNNNNNNNNNNNNNNNNNNNNNNNNNNNNNNNNNNNNNNNNNNNNNNNNNNNNNNNNNNNNNNNNNNNNNNNNNNNNNNNNNNNNNNNNNNNNNNNNNNNNNNNNNNNNNNNNNNNNNNNNNNNNNNNNNNNNNNNNNNNNNNNNNNNNNNNNNNNNNNNNNNNNNNNNNNNNNNNNNNNNNNNNNNNNNNNNNNNNNNNNNNNNNNNNNNNNNNNNNNNNNNNNNNNNNNNNNNNNNNNNNNNNNNNNNNNNNNNNNNNNNNNNNNNNNNNNNNNNNNNNNNNNNNNNNNNNNNNNNNNNNNNNNNNNNNNNNNNNNNNNNNNNNNNNNNNNNNNNNNNNNNNNNNNNNNNNNNNNNNNNNNNNNNNNNNNNNNNNNNNNNNNNNNNNNNNNNNNNNNNNNNNNNNNNNNNNNNNNNNNNNNNNNNNNNNNNNNNNNNNNNNNNNNNNNNNNNNNNNNNNNNNNNNNNNNNNNNNNNNNNNNNNNNNNNNNNNNNNNNNNNNNNNNNNNNNNNNNNNNNNNNNNNNNNNNNNNNNNNNNNNNNNNNNNNNNNNNNNNNNNNNNNNNN contains:
- the LOC104265838 gene encoding mucin-2-like, whose amino-acid sequence is MQVTTEISTTDSTLSEVTTEITTTDSTVAEVTTEITTTDSTIADETTEITTTDSAVSELTTEITTTDSTVSEEKTKITTTAFTVNTKISTTDSTLSEVTTEITTTDYTVAEETTEITTTDFTVSEVTTEITTTDSTIADETTEITTTDSTVSELTTEITTTDSTVSEEKTKITTTAFTVAEETTEITTTDSTVSEVTTEITTTGSTPTVTTDEATTYAAVPFVATVTNIMNTTTTNSTSPGLPTSSASSIVPLPITGTLPTKSAFTEVSSETARTDSMITEVTTETLTTKLTTTEIPTTEPTTTEIPTTKFTTTEIPTTELTTTKIPTTKFTTTETPTTVFTTTKASSSERLSTLSTMESTKALQKTTVTSKPITSVLQATSTTSSQAAQNSSAIVTIDVNQTGTPTLPSNHSITSLNTTDPPSLTTTSLNPTSNAFTLPPVAIGAICGGVLVLILSAYLLHRYIRHRRSKRFDVSDVEINLKAFPPINLLNVPPGAHTTTTYLK